CATTATCCCGCCCCCCGGTGGCGCCGATTTCCAGGCTTGTTGGACGAAAtaaacaaaactgaaaaaacacataaaatcATCCGAAACATAGAAAAACATCACAGGAATCCCAAGAATCTGAACCAAAACTGAGCTTCTCTGACCGCAAATTATCATCACTAttcaatatacattaaaaaagcTAAAATAGacgtctgaaaaaataaaataaaaaataaattaaaggggtttttatcATCTCCGACATATCACTAGATAAGCCATCATTGTGAGAAGCACCTATCTCCAGGACGGGCCCCCAAAAGCAACGGAGCGCGCACTGtggggccaccctccattcatttctagggagGACCCCAGAACAGCAGAGCCAGCGTTCGCTTCCATGGTAACGCCGGGGAGAGCAGAGCCCACAGTCGGCTACTTTCCAAACTCCCCTAGAAACGGACgcagggcggctgcgcatgcgctcaCTTCAGGGGCCCGTTCTGGAGAAAGCTGTGGCTCTCAGAGGTGGCATcgctggcatatcctagcgatgtgccCCCAATGTGTGAggcgacacaacccctttaataaaaaaaaaacacaacaacaaaCCTCACAATAACCTGCTGGGGTatgactacaactcccatcatgcaccgAGCGCCTCCCATTCATCACCTACCACTACGCTGAAGCCTCCTTGCCGTCGGCTGGCGCCATTCTCTTCCTTGGCATCTCCCGGACTCTTCTTCCCCTCGGCCTCTTGGTGGCGCGCGTTCTTCCCCCGGACAGACTCCACACAACCCGCCACCACCGCTTTCTGGCTGATGCCCCCCGGCACCTGTCCTCCCGTGGCGCTGGCGGCAGGCTTCATCATCGGCGCTGCAGGTCTGAACGAATGTTTGGAAGACGCTGGAAACTTGATGTTGGCGGGGAGCCGCTTTGGCGCGGAATGAGGCTTCCTGCTGGTGGCGAAGAAGGCGGCGCCCATGGTCAGCTTCGGCCTCGGCTTCATCGTCAGCCCCAGGATGGCGGTCTTCTGGGCGCCCGGCTCCTCTGGCGATGTTCCGGTCGGCTTCGGTTGGGCTGATTCGCCATCGTTTGGGGGCAGGGTGCTCTTGTTTTTTGCCGGCACATTACGCTCTTTTTTCGGGAGCGCGGTATTTCCGCTCGACTTCCTCTTTTTGGTGCTCGGCGGCTTCCTCATCCTGGTGATCTTAGACATTTCCTTGCCGTCTGACTTCGTAGCGGGAGGCGGAGCCTCCGGACTGCTCCGCCCCTTACGCTCGCTGATCCGCTTGCGGTCGATCGGCGACATGTAGATGCTCTCCCTCTTATAGAAGGACTTAGCGGGCACCGGGCCGGAGGGGGAGGAGTCTGGCGACTTCACCGGGGAGAAGACATAGGCGTCTTCGTCGCCGCGCTCCGCCACTTGGGGAGACACGATGAGCTTGCGGGCGACGGCGCTCTTCTGGGGGGAGGCGGCCAAGTTCTCCTTATCCTTGGGCTCTCCCGCGTAGCTTGGTGTCGGCGAGCGTCTCATGGCGGCGGCGGCGCTGCTGTTGgggttcctgcactggagcgGGCTCAGGACGACGCTGCACTCCGACATCAACTTCTTCATCGGCGTTCCGAAGGACGACCAGCGCCTACGGGAGAGAAGACACCGACACATTATACACAGTCCAATAGTCCGCCGCCTGATAATCCAGAACGGGCTCACACGTGCCGGATGATTGGAGTCCTGATACTTCATAATGTCTAATAATCCAGCATAACGCCCTAAAGTCAATGTCACAGCAAGTCCAATCGTCTGGCATCCGATAATCCAGAATCTGGCAGAAAAGCCAACAGCCTGGCAGATAAAGTGGGAATTCCAGTAATCCGGCATCTCTCAATAAGTACGGCTCAGAAGCAGTGGGCCGTCTGGtgaaggggggattttttttgggggggggatttttCTGGACTATCAGTATTTACCCGTTTGTCCAGAAAAATCCAATAGTCCGGAATCTGTAAATAAGTCACCTTGAGAGGGCAGTGAATCATCAGGGTGAGCCAATTGTCGCCCGTGTTCCAGAAAATCTGATGGTCTGGAAAGGTCATGTGCATAGGGGGTGGCCAATAGTAGATGTTCTGACTCTATATTCAGGGCTCCAGACCAGTGGATGCCGGATTAGAGGACAGTTCCCGCCCTCATACAGACCTGGGATCATGGAAGACACAGAGCACACGCTCCTCTCCTACCCAGCATGCAGTGCGGCAGtgacacaggtcatgtgacctcccCCACTGCCTCCTGGGACATGATGTAGCCCAAGGAAATACATGGAATGAGCCAGTGCCGGATTAGCAGATGTCTGGACTATAGGACGCCGGATTGGTTGTATGGTTTGACAGTCGTACCGGATTATCCGATCACTTTAGAATCCCATGTTATACTGGGAACCAGTGCTGCCCCCACTGGAAATTCTGGACTATCAGATGCTCAACAAAGAACTTGTATTGCCGTGTAAAGACGGGAAttatggaactacaactcccagcatgtcctggcCGCTGCTCTCTGCTGCCCCCCGGCGGCGGCCGCGCTCATTGCAGGCGCCTGTTATATAAGATGTCCCCCGCCCCCTGTATAATAAAGCAGGTGCGATACTCTGCAGCCTCCGGTGCGCCCCCTGCAGATGGATATTATTAATGCACCGCCATTATCACCCGGAGGAGCTCGCACTGTACAGCGGCCCCCGGAATCTGAGGGGTTCAGCACTCACCCGTCCCCCGCACTGGCGGAGCTCTGCTTCCTCTTCCTCGGTGTCCGGGCGGCCATGGCGGGATAACGGGAGGTGAGCGGGAGATCCGGCGCAGACAGCGAGACAGCTGGGGAAATTTGCCGCCAGACTGTTCAAACTTTAgaccctcccagcatgccccgcgCCGAGGGGTGACGTCACGCGCGGGCCCGATCCTGCGACTGTACCGGGCACACGGCGGGGACGAGCATGTCATGATAAGAATCTGCCGCCAGAGGGCGCTCCGGGTATAGTTAGAGCTGCAGCGTGCTGTTTCTACACCAGGGGGCGCAAAGCGCTCCCTGCGCGCGCCCTATAATAGTGGTTATATGTATTTCCCTTGATCATAAGCTCCCTCTACTGGATAAAGGGCACACTGCAGGTCTAATCATATAAACCGCCCAGAGCTCCCTCTACTGGATAAAGGGCACACTGCAGGTCTAATCATATAAACCGCCCAGAGCTCCCTCTACTGGATAAACGGCACATTACAGCTCTAAAAATCTAAACCGCACAGAGCTCCCTCTGGTGTATAAACGGCACATTACAGCTCTAATAATATAAACCGcacagagctccctctagtgtataAACGGCACATTACAGCTCTAATAATATAAACCGcacagagctccctctagtgtataAACGGCACATTACAGCTCTAATAATATAAACCGCACAGAGCTCCCTCTACTGGATAAACGGCACATTACAGCTCTAATAATCTAAACCGCACAGAGCACCCTCTACTGGATAAACGGCACATTACAGCTCTAATAATATAAACCGCACAGAACTCCCTATACTGGATAAAGGGAACATTACAGTTCTAATCATATAATctcactgagctccctctagtgtataAATCGCACATTGCAGCTCTAATCAAACTGCACGGAGCTCCCTCTACTGGATAATGGGAACATTACAGCTATAATCATATAACTctcactgagctccctctagtgtataAATGGCACATTGCAGCTCTAATCAAACCTCACGGAGCTCCCTCTACTGGATAAAGGGAACATTACAGCTCTAATCATATAAGTCGCACGGAGCTCCCTCTACTGTAGAAACAGCACATTGCAGGTCTAATAATCTAATCACATTGAGCGCCCCCTAGTGTATAAAGCTCTTATCACAGTCTCAAGCAGCTAAAGCACATAGTGCGACATCTAGTGTATAAACTGCATATTGCAGACCCAATCATTTTAATCTCTCACAGCGCCCTCTAGTGTATAAACCACTTAACAGTTCCATGCATCTAAATACATAGAGCACCATCTAGTGTATAAACGGCACATTGCTGGCCCAATTATgattctaagggctctttcacacctgcgttcttttcttccgacatagagttccgtcgccagggccggactgggggtaaaaaccagccctggaaaaagttgcataccagccccacagcgttgcgtcattatttacttgtttataaaagggaaAGCGTTCATTTTAAAACATgtctaaacacgaatatgaactttgccccatgatagctcttttgtagaacccctattgttcatattatcaccgtagaccagcttttcccaaccaggatgcctccagctgttgcaaaactacaactctcagcatgcccagacagcgtttggctgtcagggcatgctgggagatgtagttttgcaacagctggaggcatcctggtagggAAACACTACAGTAGACCATTATCCATGGGTCAGACTCAGAACTAAGAATAATCAAAGAACTTTAAAGAATGTAAGACACCGTTTCAAACTCTTACTTTATTTTAGTTACTCAACACACACAAAACCAGTAGATGatgaatagtgcaaaaaaaaacttaagagggaaaaaaaaagtgcaaataaaCCTTTTGAGGTAAAAAGTACTAAACAATAATCATATAGTTTAACAGTTCAAATAACATTTTTgacccaaaaaaaagtgcaattatgTTGCTGTTAATTCTTTAAAAgtacaaaatgtgcaaaaaacttTCTATAGAAGTCATAATAACATCCCCATTTCAGAAAAGAACAAAACTTTTTTAAGATGCACCAGTACCATGGTAAGCAACCCAACACTTTTCagaaagaaacatagaaacattacTCAAAAAACCAATCACGCTCCTTTCACTATCAGCCTCAGACGGCCTACACATGCTGGAATAGATTTTGTAAAAACCCTCTACATGCTGGAATAGATTAGATCTCCGCATGTACTGGCTGCCTGGGCATGATATAAAGTGTTAGTGCTTTAAGCAATCACTCCTATCATGCCCAGGCAGCCGGCAGTACATGCGGAAATCTAAGCGATTCCAGCATGTAGAGGGTTTTTACAAAATCTCTCAGTAAATAGGCATTTAGTATAAGCCCTGTATGCGCTGGAATCACTCAAATTCCAGCATTCAGAGATCAGTATTTCCAAGTATCTGGAAACTGTCATTAAAAACTGGCATTGGTACATCCCTATTAACTAGTCCATTGACATGCTTGTTGTGTTATGTAAGCAACATCCCTTGAAGCAAGCtacttt
The genomic region above belongs to Bufo gargarizans isolate SCDJY-AF-19 chromosome 4, ASM1485885v1, whole genome shotgun sequence and contains:
- the ESCO2 gene encoding N-acetyltransferase ESCO2 isoform X1 gives rise to the protein MAARTPRKRKQSSASAGDGRWSSFGTPMKKLMSECSVVLSPLQCRNPNSSAAAAMRRSPTPSYAGEPKDKENLAASPQKSAVARKLIVSPQVAERGDEDAYVFSPVKSPDSSPSGPVPAKSFYKRESIYMSPIDRKRISERKGRSSPEAPPPATKSDGKEMSKITRMRKPPSTKKRKSSGNTALPKKERNVPAKNKSTLPPNDGESAQPKPTGTSPEEPGAQKTAILGLTMKPRPKLTMGAAFFATSRKPHSAPKRLPANIKFPASSKHSFRPAAPMMKPAASATGGQVPGGISQKAVVAGCVESVRGKNARHQEAEGKKSPGDAKEENGASRRQGGFSVVGAAGGGSDDSQMMFDSDDPIVKSAEKKDPTIYPIFSTPSVTKKRPLGFPGGLASPVCSSTPLSAPPAVTKVPKPSKRKDSNRTADDQLIIDAGQKHFGPVTCSTCGMIYSASRLEDEAQHAQYHQRLLESIHYVGWKKERVVAEFWDGKILMICPEDPKYALRKAEEVRELVDAELGFQQTSMNSPSRTRTYLYVTNDKKIVGCLIAEPIKQAFRVLAELSTPDIRSMCALERHRAWRCSSEPQPALCGISRIWVLALMRRKSIASRLVDTMRSSFIYGSRLTTDEIAFSDPTPDGKLFASNYLGVPDFLVYNFLS